From a region of the Alosa sapidissima isolate fAloSap1 chromosome 9, fAloSap1.pri, whole genome shotgun sequence genome:
- the kif16ba gene encoding kinesin-like protein KIF16B isoform X1, producing MASVRVAVRVRPMNRREKELSAKCIIEMDGNKTTITNMKMSDGVTGDSLRERTKTFTYDFSYDSGDCKSTNFVSQEKVFKDLGSVVLKAAFEGYNACIFAYGQTGSGKSYTMMGNPGDLGLIPRFCEGLFTRISGMTRADEASFRTEVSYLEIYNERVRDLLRRKSTKTYNLRVREHPKDGPYVEDLSKHLVQNYTDVEELMEAGNINRTTASTGMNDLSSRSHAIFTINFTQAKFDAEMPSETVSKIHLVDLAGSERADATGATGVRLKEGGNINKSLVTLGNVISALADLSQDGGNSNVKKRQVFVPYRDSVLTWLLKDSLGGNSKTIMIATVSPADVNYAETLSTLRYANRAKNIINKPTINEDSNVKLIRELRAEIARLKALLVQGNQIKLLDSPTALSMEEKLHQNEARVLELTKEWCNKWNETQNILKEETLALRKEGIGVVLDSELPHLIGIDDDLLSTGIILYHLKEGRTYVGRDDAATEQDIVLHGLDLESEHCLFENQSGTVTLVPLNQAQCSVNGMQVTEPCQLNQGAVILFGRTNMFRFNHPKEAAKLREKRKSGLLSSLSLSMTDLSKSCENLSTVMLYNPGLFSEKGPIFLRLEFERQQREELEKLEHKRRLIKEMEEKQRSEKAELERMQQEVESQRRESEQVQLRIRHQEESLRRRSHDIESRLRDLLAEKERFQEERQREGGAKRPLQDVQEDTEQGHDMTAKELQEEDKEDAEMSDASEEKKDQDELEREEKPDGTEKIDKQEEGSESDSDDDNDDETEKSLPLSHAPLPPPPAPAESPAQQQLQEEQGEIVRELERLKREREQQALRLRLERRRLEQEERQQVGLVGRLEEQLRERQEATAALLARDDARRLAEERRDLADIRQALLRAKEARLELEEEDGDDSDRDGDDAKGNHHNGDVTDAAGRSRHGDGGDAGPRRPHALRQLQAGAGRGAGPAAGGARAAARASGRRGYRRALRPGHADPRARRAPGPGEDGGRGRGHCHWYGGHHRHIAGTATSTSAADASAAQEEEHQQQRCSRRSSGSWPRSGSWRAWRESAPALLEERQRPGGRCWRGWSAMKEVVEETNSALWGRRARRSRWRKTWTTPSTRWRRSWRRTRSGCPCTAPARSTCSSCARPTSSRRTWRGRRRRCGARSARSWSRASGSSGRRWRRPWRACRGGTRPCAAPHRSSPPPPTRRRGGRSSRRRSSSRRRRRRGGRRPTNREWSVRSGS from the exons GGAGAAGGAGTTGTCTGCCAAATGTATCATAGAAATGGATGGGAACAAGACTACCATCACCAACATGAAG ATGTCAGATGGAGTGACAGGCGACTCCTTGCGGGAGAGAACTAAGACCTTCACGTATGACTTCTCCTACGACTCGGGCGACTGTAAAAGCACCAACTTCGTCTCTCAAGAGAAG GTTTTTAAAGACCTGGGCTCTGTAGTCCTCAAGGCTGCGTTTGAGGGCTACAACGCCTGCATCTTTGCCTACGGTCAGACCGGATCTGGGAAGTCCTACACCATGATGGGGAATCCG GGTGACCTCGGCCTGATCCCTCGGttctgtgaggggcttttcaccCGCATCTCTGGAATGACCCGCGCGGACGAGGCCTCCTTCCGCACGGAGGTCAG CTACTTGGAGATCTATAATGAGCGAGTGCGGGACCTGCTGCGGAGGAAGTCCACGAAAACCTACAACCTGAGAGTGCGGGAGCACCCCAAAGATGGGCCGTATGTAGAGG ACCTGTCCAAACACCTGGTGCAGAACTACACAGACGTGGAGGAGCTGATGGAGGCGGGCAACATCAACCGCACCACGGCCAGCACGGGCATGAACGACCTCAGCAGTCGCTCGCACGCCATCTTCACCATCAACTTCACCCAG GCGAAGTTTGATGCGGAGATGCCGTCGGAGACGGTCAGCAAGATTCACCTGGTGGACCTGGCGGGCAGCGAGCGGGCGGATGCTACCGGGGCAACGGGCGTCAGGCTGAAGGAAGGCGGCAACATCAACAAGTCCCTGGTCACCCTGGGCAACGTCATCTCTGCCCTAG ccGACCTGTCTCAGGACGGTGGGAACAGCAATGTGAAGAAGCGACAGGTGTTCGTGCCGTACCGAGACTCGGTGCTCACCTGGCTGCTGAAGGACAGTCTCGGGGGTAACTCCAAGACCATCATGATAGCCA CTGTCTCCCCGGCCGACGTGAACTACGCCGAGACGCTAAGCACTCTGCGCTACGCTAACCGTGCTAAGAACATCATCAATAAGCCCACGATCAACGAGGACTCCAACGTCAAGCTCATCCGCGAGCTGCGGGCCGAGATTGCTCGTCTCAAAGCCCTGCTGGTCCAGGGGAACCAG ATCAAACTGCTGGACTCTCCCACTGCCCTGAGTATGGAAGAGAAACTCCATCAGAACGAAGCCAGG GTATTGGAGCTGACCAAAGAGTGGTGCAACAAGTGGAACGAGACTCAGAACATACTTAAG GAGGAGACCCTTGCCCTGCGTAAGGAGGGCATCGGCGTGGTGCTGGACTCGGAGCTGCCCCACCTGATTGGCATCGACGACGACCTCCTCAGCACCGGCATAATCCTCTACCACTTAAAG GAGGGACGGACATATGTTGGCCGAGACGATGCAGCCACTGAGCAGGAtattg TGCTGCATGGGTTGGATCTGGAGAGTGAGCACTGCCTGTTTGAGAACCAGAGCGGCACGGTGACGCTGGTGCCCCTCAACCAGGCCCAGTGCTCCGTCAACGGCATGCAGGTCACCGAGCCCTGCCAGCTCAACCAGG gtgcTGTGATCCTTTTCGGCAGGACCAACATGTTCAGGTTTAATCATCCTAAAGAGGCTGCCAAACTCCGGGAGAAGAGAAAG AGTGGGCTTCTCTCCAGCTTGAGTCTGTCCATGACTGATCTCTCCAAGTCCTGCGAGAACCTCTCCACTGTCATGCTGTATAATCCAGG TCTCTTCTCTGAAAAGGGCCCCATCTTCCTCAG GTTGGAATTTGAGcggcagcagagagaggagctgGAGAAACTCGAACACAAAAG GCGTCTCAtcaaggagatggaggagaagcagCGAAGCGAGAAGGCGGAGTTGGAGCGCATGCAGCAGGAGGTGGAGTCTCAGCGGCGCGAGTCCGAGCAGGTGCAGCTGCGCATCCGCCACCAGGAGGAGAGTCTGCGGCGACGCAGCCACGACATCGAGAGCCGCCTCCGCGACCTGCTCGCCGAGAAGGAGCGCTTCCAGGAGGAGAGGCAGCGCGAGGGGGGAG CTAAACGACCACTACAGGATGTCCAGGAGGACACGGAGCAAGGCCACGACATGACGGCCAAAGAACTGCaggaggaggacaaggaggatGCGGAGATGAGCGACGCCAGCGAGGAGAAGAAAGACCAGGACGaactggagagggaggagaagccAGACGGGACGGAAAAGATCGACAAGCAGGAAGAGGGCAGCGAATCAGACAGCGACGACGACAACGACGACGAAACGGAGAAgagccttcctctctctcacgctcctcttcctcctcctcctgctccggCGGAGTCTCCGgctcagcagcagctgcaggagGAGCAGGGCGAGATCGTGCGCGAGCTGGAGCGCCTGAAGCGGGAGCGCGAGCAGCAGGCGCTGCGTCTGCGTCTGGAGCGGCGGCGCCTGGAGCAGGAGGAGCGGCAGCAGGTCGGCCTGGTGGGGCGGCTGGAGGAGCAGCTGCGCGAGCGCCAGGAGGCCACCGCCGCCCTGCTGGCCCGGGACGACGCCCGGCGGCTGGCCGAGGAGCGCAGAGACCTGGCCGACATCAGGCAGGCGCTGCTGCGTGCCAAGGAGGCCCGTCTGGAGCTCgag gaGGAGGACGGCGACGACAGTGACAGGGATGGAGACGACGCCAAAGGCAACCACCACAACGGCGATGTGACCGACGCGGCGGGCCGGTCCAGGCACGGCGACGGTGGCGATGCAGGCCCACGACGCCCGCACGCGCTACGCCAACTTCAAGCGGGCGCAGGCCGAGGAGCTGGGCCGGCAGCTGGAGGCGCTAGAGCAGCAGCGCGAGCGTCTGGTCGCCGAGGTTACCGCCGAGCGCTCCGCCCTGGGCACGCTGATCCGCGAGCGCGCCGAGCACCAGGCCCGGGAGAAGACGGCGGCCGCGGCCGCGGGCACTGTCACTGGTACGGCGGGCACCACAGACACATCGCTGGCACCGCGACGTCGACGTCAGCGGCCGACGCGTCCGCAGCTCAGGAGGAGGAGCACCAGCAACAGCGGTGCAGCAGGCGGAGCAGCGGCTCCTGGCCAAGGAGCGGCAGCTGGCGTGCCTGGCGGGAGTCAGCTCCGGCCCTGctggaggagaggcagaggccAGGGGGGAGGTGCTGGAGAGGGTGGAGCGCGATGAAGGAAGTGGTGGAGGAGACGAACTCGGCCCTCTGGGGGAGGAGAGCTCGTCGGAGCAGGTGGAGAAAGACCTGGACAACACCCTCTACcag gtggagaaggagctggaggagaacgAGGAGCGGCTGTCCCTGCACAGCGCCAGCGCGGAGCACCTGCAGCAGCTGCGCGAGACCTACGAGTTCGCGGCGCACGTGGCGCGGCAGGAGGAGAAGGTGCGGAGCAAGGAGCGCGAGATCCTGGAGTCGCGCGAGCGGCAGCAGCGGGAGGCGCTGGAGGAGGCCGTGGCGCGCCTGCAGAGGAGGCACTCGGCCCTGCGCCGCTCCTCATCGCTCGAGTCCTCCGCCGCCaacgaggaggagaggaggacgcagcagcaggaggcgcagcagcagcagaaggagACGCAGGAGAGGGGGACGGAGACCGACCAAcagag agTGGAGCGTGAGATCCGGCAGCTGA
- the kif16ba gene encoding kinesin-like protein KIF16B isoform X2 yields the protein MASVRVAVRVRPMNRREKELSAKCIIEMDGNKTTITNMKMSDGVTGDSLRERTKTFTYDFSYDSGDCKSTNFVSQEKVFKDLGSVVLKAAFEGYNACIFAYGQTGSGKSYTMMGNPGDLGLIPRFCEGLFTRISGMTRADEASFRTEVSYLEIYNERVRDLLRRKSTKTYNLRVREHPKDGPYVEDLSKHLVQNYTDVEELMEAGNINRTTASTGMNDLSSRSHAIFTINFTQAKFDAEMPSETVSKIHLVDLAGSERADATGATGVRLKEGGNINKSLVTLGNVISALADLSQDGGNSNVKKRQVFVPYRDSVLTWLLKDSLGGNSKTIMIATVSPADVNYAETLSTLRYANRAKNIINKPTINEDSNVKLIRELRAEIARLKALLVQGNQIKLLDSPTALSMEEKLHQNEARVLELTKEWCNKWNETQNILKEETLALRKEGIGVVLDSELPHLIGIDDDLLSTGIILYHLKEGRTYVGRDDAATEQDIVLHGLDLESEHCLFENQSGTVTLVPLNQAQCSVNGMQVTEPCQLNQGAVILFGRTNMFRFNHPKEAAKLREKRKSGLLSSLSLSMTDLSKSCENLSTVMLYNPGLEFERQQREELEKLEHKRRLIKEMEEKQRSEKAELERMQQEVESQRRESEQVQLRIRHQEESLRRRSHDIESRLRDLLAEKERFQEERQREGGAKRPLQDVQEDTEQGHDMTAKELQEEDKEDAEMSDASEEKKDQDELEREEKPDGTEKIDKQEEGSESDSDDDNDDETEKSLPLSHAPLPPPPAPAESPAQQQLQEEQGEIVRELERLKREREQQALRLRLERRRLEQEERQQVGLVGRLEEQLRERQEATAALLARDDARRLAEERRDLADIRQALLRAKEARLELEEEDGDDSDRDGDDAKGNHHNGDVTDAAGRSRHGDGGDAGPRRPHALRQLQAGAGRGAGPAAGGARAAARASGRRGYRRALRPGHADPRARRAPGPGEDGGRGRGHCHWYGGHHRHIAGTATSTSAADASAAQEEEHQQQRCSRRSSGSWPRSGSWRAWRESAPALLEERQRPGGRCWRGWSAMKEVVEETNSALWGRRARRSRWRKTWTTPSTRWRRSWRRTRSGCPCTAPARSTCSSCARPTSSRRTWRGRRRRCGARSARSWSRASGSSGRRWRRPWRACRGGTRPCAAPHRSSPPPPTRRRGGRSSRRRSSSRRRRRRGGRRPTNREWSVRSGS from the exons GGAGAAGGAGTTGTCTGCCAAATGTATCATAGAAATGGATGGGAACAAGACTACCATCACCAACATGAAG ATGTCAGATGGAGTGACAGGCGACTCCTTGCGGGAGAGAACTAAGACCTTCACGTATGACTTCTCCTACGACTCGGGCGACTGTAAAAGCACCAACTTCGTCTCTCAAGAGAAG GTTTTTAAAGACCTGGGCTCTGTAGTCCTCAAGGCTGCGTTTGAGGGCTACAACGCCTGCATCTTTGCCTACGGTCAGACCGGATCTGGGAAGTCCTACACCATGATGGGGAATCCG GGTGACCTCGGCCTGATCCCTCGGttctgtgaggggcttttcaccCGCATCTCTGGAATGACCCGCGCGGACGAGGCCTCCTTCCGCACGGAGGTCAG CTACTTGGAGATCTATAATGAGCGAGTGCGGGACCTGCTGCGGAGGAAGTCCACGAAAACCTACAACCTGAGAGTGCGGGAGCACCCCAAAGATGGGCCGTATGTAGAGG ACCTGTCCAAACACCTGGTGCAGAACTACACAGACGTGGAGGAGCTGATGGAGGCGGGCAACATCAACCGCACCACGGCCAGCACGGGCATGAACGACCTCAGCAGTCGCTCGCACGCCATCTTCACCATCAACTTCACCCAG GCGAAGTTTGATGCGGAGATGCCGTCGGAGACGGTCAGCAAGATTCACCTGGTGGACCTGGCGGGCAGCGAGCGGGCGGATGCTACCGGGGCAACGGGCGTCAGGCTGAAGGAAGGCGGCAACATCAACAAGTCCCTGGTCACCCTGGGCAACGTCATCTCTGCCCTAG ccGACCTGTCTCAGGACGGTGGGAACAGCAATGTGAAGAAGCGACAGGTGTTCGTGCCGTACCGAGACTCGGTGCTCACCTGGCTGCTGAAGGACAGTCTCGGGGGTAACTCCAAGACCATCATGATAGCCA CTGTCTCCCCGGCCGACGTGAACTACGCCGAGACGCTAAGCACTCTGCGCTACGCTAACCGTGCTAAGAACATCATCAATAAGCCCACGATCAACGAGGACTCCAACGTCAAGCTCATCCGCGAGCTGCGGGCCGAGATTGCTCGTCTCAAAGCCCTGCTGGTCCAGGGGAACCAG ATCAAACTGCTGGACTCTCCCACTGCCCTGAGTATGGAAGAGAAACTCCATCAGAACGAAGCCAGG GTATTGGAGCTGACCAAAGAGTGGTGCAACAAGTGGAACGAGACTCAGAACATACTTAAG GAGGAGACCCTTGCCCTGCGTAAGGAGGGCATCGGCGTGGTGCTGGACTCGGAGCTGCCCCACCTGATTGGCATCGACGACGACCTCCTCAGCACCGGCATAATCCTCTACCACTTAAAG GAGGGACGGACATATGTTGGCCGAGACGATGCAGCCACTGAGCAGGAtattg TGCTGCATGGGTTGGATCTGGAGAGTGAGCACTGCCTGTTTGAGAACCAGAGCGGCACGGTGACGCTGGTGCCCCTCAACCAGGCCCAGTGCTCCGTCAACGGCATGCAGGTCACCGAGCCCTGCCAGCTCAACCAGG gtgcTGTGATCCTTTTCGGCAGGACCAACATGTTCAGGTTTAATCATCCTAAAGAGGCTGCCAAACTCCGGGAGAAGAGAAAG AGTGGGCTTCTCTCCAGCTTGAGTCTGTCCATGACTGATCTCTCCAAGTCCTGCGAGAACCTCTCCACTGTCATGCTGTATAATCCAGG GTTGGAATTTGAGcggcagcagagagaggagctgGAGAAACTCGAACACAAAAG GCGTCTCAtcaaggagatggaggagaagcagCGAAGCGAGAAGGCGGAGTTGGAGCGCATGCAGCAGGAGGTGGAGTCTCAGCGGCGCGAGTCCGAGCAGGTGCAGCTGCGCATCCGCCACCAGGAGGAGAGTCTGCGGCGACGCAGCCACGACATCGAGAGCCGCCTCCGCGACCTGCTCGCCGAGAAGGAGCGCTTCCAGGAGGAGAGGCAGCGCGAGGGGGGAG CTAAACGACCACTACAGGATGTCCAGGAGGACACGGAGCAAGGCCACGACATGACGGCCAAAGAACTGCaggaggaggacaaggaggatGCGGAGATGAGCGACGCCAGCGAGGAGAAGAAAGACCAGGACGaactggagagggaggagaagccAGACGGGACGGAAAAGATCGACAAGCAGGAAGAGGGCAGCGAATCAGACAGCGACGACGACAACGACGACGAAACGGAGAAgagccttcctctctctcacgctcctcttcctcctcctcctgctccggCGGAGTCTCCGgctcagcagcagctgcaggagGAGCAGGGCGAGATCGTGCGCGAGCTGGAGCGCCTGAAGCGGGAGCGCGAGCAGCAGGCGCTGCGTCTGCGTCTGGAGCGGCGGCGCCTGGAGCAGGAGGAGCGGCAGCAGGTCGGCCTGGTGGGGCGGCTGGAGGAGCAGCTGCGCGAGCGCCAGGAGGCCACCGCCGCCCTGCTGGCCCGGGACGACGCCCGGCGGCTGGCCGAGGAGCGCAGAGACCTGGCCGACATCAGGCAGGCGCTGCTGCGTGCCAAGGAGGCCCGTCTGGAGCTCgag gaGGAGGACGGCGACGACAGTGACAGGGATGGAGACGACGCCAAAGGCAACCACCACAACGGCGATGTGACCGACGCGGCGGGCCGGTCCAGGCACGGCGACGGTGGCGATGCAGGCCCACGACGCCCGCACGCGCTACGCCAACTTCAAGCGGGCGCAGGCCGAGGAGCTGGGCCGGCAGCTGGAGGCGCTAGAGCAGCAGCGCGAGCGTCTGGTCGCCGAGGTTACCGCCGAGCGCTCCGCCCTGGGCACGCTGATCCGCGAGCGCGCCGAGCACCAGGCCCGGGAGAAGACGGCGGCCGCGGCCGCGGGCACTGTCACTGGTACGGCGGGCACCACAGACACATCGCTGGCACCGCGACGTCGACGTCAGCGGCCGACGCGTCCGCAGCTCAGGAGGAGGAGCACCAGCAACAGCGGTGCAGCAGGCGGAGCAGCGGCTCCTGGCCAAGGAGCGGCAGCTGGCGTGCCTGGCGGGAGTCAGCTCCGGCCCTGctggaggagaggcagaggccAGGGGGGAGGTGCTGGAGAGGGTGGAGCGCGATGAAGGAAGTGGTGGAGGAGACGAACTCGGCCCTCTGGGGGAGGAGAGCTCGTCGGAGCAGGTGGAGAAAGACCTGGACAACACCCTCTACcag gtggagaaggagctggaggagaacgAGGAGCGGCTGTCCCTGCACAGCGCCAGCGCGGAGCACCTGCAGCAGCTGCGCGAGACCTACGAGTTCGCGGCGCACGTGGCGCGGCAGGAGGAGAAGGTGCGGAGCAAGGAGCGCGAGATCCTGGAGTCGCGCGAGCGGCAGCAGCGGGAGGCGCTGGAGGAGGCCGTGGCGCGCCTGCAGAGGAGGCACTCGGCCCTGCGCCGCTCCTCATCGCTCGAGTCCTCCGCCGCCaacgaggaggagaggaggacgcagcagcaggaggcgcagcagcagcagaaggagACGCAGGAGAGGGGGACGGAGACCGACCAAcagag agTGGAGCGTGAGATCCGGCAGCTGA